In one Bos mutus isolate GX-2022 chromosome 19, NWIPB_WYAK_1.1, whole genome shotgun sequence genomic region, the following are encoded:
- the WSCD1 gene encoding sialate:O-sulfotransferase 1, whose translation MAKPFFRLQKFLRRTQFLLFFLTAAYLMTGSLLLLQRARVGLPPGPRAPGPLQALPVAAVALGVGLLDSRALHDGRVSPELLLGVDVLRGPLARPRPGPRWLRSRNSELRQLRRRWFHHFMADPPGPPALSPEAPQPATSSRGTYVGCFSDDGQERTLKGAVFFDLRKMTVSHCQDACAERSYIYAGLEAGAECYCGNRLPAMSVGPEECNHECKGEKSSMCGGVGRLSVYRVEELQPGSRKRRTVTYRGCFRLPENITHAFPDSLVQANVTVETCSGFCSQKEFPLAILRGWECYCAYSTPQFNLRDAVDSSLCGQESEAQRLAEYCEVYQTPVQDTRCTDRRFLPTKSKVFVALSSFPGAGNTWARHLIEHATGFYTGSYYFDGTLYNKGFKGEKDHWRSRRTICVKTHESGRREIEMFDSAILLIRNPYRSLVAEFNRKCAGHLGYAADRNWKSKEWPDFVNSYASWWSSHVLDWLKYGKRLLVVHYEELRRSLVPTLREMVAFLNVSVSEERLLCVENNKEGSFRRRGRRPHDPEPFTPEMKDLINGYIRTVDQALRDHNWAGLPREYVPR comes from the exons ATGGCCAAACCTTTCTTCCGACTCCAGAAGTTTCTCCGCCGGACGCAGTTCCTGCTCTTCTTCCTCACGGCCGCCTACCTGATGACcggcagcctgctgctgctgcagcggGCCCGCGTGGGCCTCCCGCCTGGCCCCCGGGCTCCTGGCCCGCTGCAGGCCCTGCCTGTGGCCGCCGTGGCGCTGGGCGTGGGCCTACTGGACAGCCGAGCCCTGCATGACGGCCGGGTCAGCCCGGAGCTGCTGCTCGGCGTGGACGTGCTACGGGGCCCCCTGGCCcggccccggcccggcccccGCTGGCTCCGCAGCCGCAACTCGGAGCTGCGCCAGCTGCGGCGTCgctggttccaccacttcatggcggACCCCCCAGGGCCGCCTGCGCTGAGCCCCGAGGCCCCTCAGCCAGCCACCAGCAGCCGAG GCACCTATGTGGGATGCTTCAGTGACGACGGCCAGGAGCGGACTCTGAAGGGGGCTGTGTTTTTTGACTTGAGAAAGATGACTGTCTCCCACTGCCAGGACGCATGTGCTGAGCG GTCCTACATCTATGCTGGCTTGGAGGCTGGGGCCGAGTGCTACTGTGGGAACCGACTCCCAGCGATGAGCGTCGGGCCGGAGGAGTGTAACCACGAGTGCAAAGGGGAGAAGAGCTCCATGTGCGGAGGTGTGGGCCGGCTCTCCGTGTACCGCGTGGAGGAGCTGCAGCCCGGCTCCAGGAAGC GGAGGACTGTCACGTACCGGGGCTGCTTCCGACTGCCAGAGAATATCACGCATGCCTTCCCCGACTCCCTGGTACAGGCCAACGTGACCGTGGAGACGTGCTCCGGATTCTGCTCCCAGAAA GAGTTCCCCTTGGCCATCCTCCGGGGCTGGGAGTGCTACTGTGCTTACTCCACCCCCCAGTTCAACCTGCGGGATGCCGTGGACAGCTCGCTGTGTGGCCAGGAGTCTGAGGCCCAGAGGCTGGCAGAGTACTGCGAGGTCTACCAGACCCCTGTGCAGG ACACTCGATGCACAGACCGGAGGTTCCTGCCCACCAAATCCAAGGTGTTCGTGGCTCTGTCGAGCTTCCCCGGAGCGGGGAACACATGGGCGCGGCACCTCATTGAGCATGCCACCGGCTTCTATACAGGGAGCTACTACTTCGACGGAACTCTCTACAACAAAG GGTTCAAGGGCGAGAAGGACCACTGGCGCAGCCGGCGTACCATCTGCGTGAAGACCCACGAGAGTGGCAGGAGGGAGATTGAGATGTTTGACTCAGCTATCCTGCTCATCCGGAACCCATACaggtccctggtggctgagtTCAACAGAAAATGCGCCGGGCACCTGGGCTACGCAGCTGACCGCAACTGGAAGAGCAAAG aGTGGCCGGACTTTGTCAACAGCTATGCATCGTGGTGGTCCTCGCATGTGCTGGACTGGCTTAAGTATGGCAAGCGACTGCTGGTGGTTCACTACGAGGAGCTGAGGCGCAGCTTGGTGCCCACGCTGAGGGAGATGGTAGCCTTCCTCAACGTGTCCGTGAGTGAGGAGCGCCTGCTGTGCGTGGAGAACAACAAGGAAGGCAGCTTCCGGCGGCGCGGCCGGCGCCCACACGACCCTGAGCCCTTCACCCCGGAGATGAAGGACTTGATCAACGGCTACATCCGGACGGTGGATCAGGCCCTGCGCGACCACAACTGGGCCGGGCTGCCCCGGGAGTACGTGCCCAGATGA